One region of Fragaria vesca subsp. vesca linkage group LG4, FraVesHawaii_1.0, whole genome shotgun sequence genomic DNA includes:
- the LOC101301959 gene encoding protein tas-like, translating into MASSATAFLCNHAAALASPCSPGRTRTATRSLRRRRSSLKPTTVVTAKLDQMTALQYRKLGDSDLKISEITLGTMTFGQQNSEKEAHEILSYAFDNGINILDTAEAYPIPMKKETQGLTDLYIASWLKSQQRDKIVLATKLCGYSERASYLRDNAKVVRVDAANIRESVEKSLKRLGTDYIDLLQIHWPDRYVALFGEYCYDPSKWRPSVPFVEQLKALQEIVDEGKVRYIGVSNETSYGVMEFVHTAKVEGLPKIVSIQNNYNLLVRTHFEIDLVEVCLPQHHNIGLLAYSPLAAGALTGKYIDSNSDAARKGRLNLFPGYMERYNKSIAREATIKYMEVAKKHGLTPVQLALGFARDRPFVTSSIIGATSVDQLKEDIDAFLSTERPFPPELMADIEDVYKRYRDPTLF; encoded by the exons ATGGCCTCGTCCGCCACCGCCTTCCTCTGCAACCACGCCGCCGCACTCGCCTCACCTTGCTCTCCCGGCAGAACCAGAACCGCCACAAGAAGCCTCCGGAGGCGGAGGAGCTCTCTCAAACCAACCACCGTCGTCACCGCCAAGCTCGACCAGATGACGGCGTTGCAGTACCGGAAGCTCGGCGACTCCGACCTCAAAATCAGCGAAATCACGCTGGGCACTATGACGTTCGGTCAGCAAAACTCGGAGAAAGAAGCGCACGAAATTCTCAGCTACGCTTTCGACAACGGCATCAACATTCTCGACACCGCCGAGGCC TATCCGATTCCGATGAAGAAGGAGACCCAAGGATTAACCGACCTCTACATTGCCAGCTGGCTTAAGTCTCAGCAACGCGACAAA ATTGTTTTGGCAACAAAATTGTGTGGGTATTCAGAGAGGGCTAGTTATCTGCGTGACAATGCAAAGGTCGTAAGGGTAGATGCTGCCAACATTAGAGAGAGCGTAGAGAAAAGTCTCAAGAGACTTGGCACGGATTACATTGATCTATTGCAGATTCATTG GCCAGATCGCTATGTGGCACTATTTGGTGAGTATTGCTATGATCCTTCCAAATGGAGGCCAAGTGTGCCATTTGTGGAGCAACTGAAGGCTCTTCAAGAAATTGTTGATGAAGGAAAG GTACGTTATATTGGTGTTTCCAATGAGACTTCATATGGAGTGATGGAGTTTGTACATACTGCTAAAGTTGAAGGGCTACCAAAGATCGTTAGTATTCAAAACAATTACAATCTGCTTGTTAGAACTCATTTTGAAA TTGATCTTGTTGAAGTTTGCCTCCCACAACATCACAACATCGGGTTACTAGCTTATTCTCCACTTGCTGCTGGAGCTCTGACCGGAAAGTACATTGATAGCAATTCTGATGCTGCAAGAAAAGGGAGGTTGAACCTCTTCCCAGGGTACATGGAAAGATATAACAAATCCATTGCCAGG GAAGCAACAATTAAGTATATGGAAGTAGCAAAGAAACACGGGCTAACTCCGGTTCAGCTTGCACTTGGATTTGCACGGGATCGTCCATTTGTGACTAGTTCTATCATTGGGGCAACTTCTGTCGATCAACTGAAGGAGGACATCGATGCTTTTCTGTCGACCGAGAGACCTTTCCCACCAGAACTGATGGCTGATATTGAAGATGTATACAAGAGATACAGAGATCCTACCCTTTTTTGA
- the LOC101294065 gene encoding putative F-box protein PP2-B12-like, whose amino-acid sequence MKRLPVECVSHILSLTSPRDACRSSAVSCLFRNAADSDFVWEKLLPSEFKRIISESSSSSSLISMPRKALYFHLCTHPIIIGDGHTSFALDKQSGKICYMVGARGLVIAWADTPAYWQWMTLPHSRFSEVARLKLVWWLDIKACISTSNLSPGTIYTAYLVYQLSEVRSGLARTPLVLRISYRQRTVVKLHRVILDPMPQRARHRGDGWMEIEMGQFFNEQGNYHDVVECSITEVSNLKSGLIVEGIELRPIHM is encoded by the exons ATGAAGAGGCTGCCTGTGGAATGCGTCTCCCACATCCTATCCTTGACGTCACCTCGTGATGCCTGCAGATCATCTGCTGTGTCTTGTCTCTTCAGGAATGCTGCCGATTCTGATTTTGTCTGGGAGAAGCTTCTTCCTTCCGAATTTAAGCGTATCATTTCCGAGTCTTCATCCTCCTCGTCTTTGATTTCCATGCCCAGGAAGGCTCTCTACTTCCATCTCTGCACTCACCCCATCATCATAGGCGATGGCCACACG AGCTTTGCACTAGATAAGCAGAGCGGCAAGATATGTTATATGGTAGGCGCAAGAGGGCTTGTAATTGCATGGGCGGATACACCCGCTTACTGGCAATGGATGACTCTACCACACTCCAG GTTCTCTGAAGTGGCTAGGCTCAAACTTGTATGGTGGCTTGACATCAAGGCTTGCATATCGACTAGCAACTTATCCCCAGGAACAATCTATACAGCTTACCTTGTGTATCAGCTCTCAGAAGTAAGATCGGGGTTGGCGAGAACACCTCTTGTGTTGCGCATCAGTTATCGACAACGTACAGTTGTGAAGCTGCACAGAGTGATCCTAGACCCTATGCCTCAGCGAGCTCGACACAGAGGAGATGGGTGGATGGAGATTGAGATGGGTCAATTCTTCAATGAACAAGGAAATTATCATGATGTTGTAGAGTGCAGTATTACAGAAGTTAGTAACCTAAAGAGCGGCCTCATTGTGGAAGGTATTGAGCTTAGGCCTATACATATGTAA
- the LOC101302253 gene encoding uncharacterized protein LOC101302253, which yields METSEAQYAEFEEKIKRTVYLDNLSPQVNESIVTQALDQFGNVKSVRFIPNYLESKNIPQCALIEMENQTQVNAVISDITQKPFMIGGMPRPVRARKAKMEMFDDRPVKPGRTIQCRWVEPNDPDFEVAKKLKELAKIHAVEAEYVLKKQLEDEEKLEKQHEESLKAAHKKYKMVDSVIADGTIRQLSRGYHLNVGDD from the coding sequence ATGGAGACTTCAGAAGCACAGTATGCTGAATTTGAGGAGAAGATCAAAAGAACTGTTTACCTTGACAACCTCTCACCACAGGTCAATGAATCGATTGTGACACAAGCTCTGGATCAGTTTGGGAATGTGAAAAGTGTTCGGTTTATTCCAAATTACCTGGAATCAAAGAACATCCCCCAGTGTGCATTGATTGAGATGGAGAACCAAACACAGGTCAATGCGGTTATCTCAGATATAACGCAGAAGCCTTTCATGATTGGGGGGATGCCAAGGCCTGTGAGGGCACGTAAGGCTAAAATGGAGATGTTTGATGATCGTCCTGTAAAGCCTGGTAGAACGATACAGTGCCGTTGGGTGGAGCCAAATGATCCTGATTTTGAGGTGGCAAAGAAACTGAAGGAGCTTGCTAAAATTCATGCTGTGGAAGCTGAATATGTACTCAAGAAACAACTGGAGGATGAAGAGAAACTTGAAAAGCAGCACGAAGAATCCCTCAAAGCAGCACATAAGAAGTATAAAATGGTAGATAGTGTCATAGCTGATGGAACTATAAGGCAATTGTCTCGAGGTTACCATCTTAATGTTGGAGATGACTGA